Proteins from a genomic interval of Chitinophagales bacterium:
- the mnmD gene encoding tRNA (5-methylaminomethyl-2-thiouridine)(34)-methyltransferase MnmD: MIAPKLITTADGSHSLFVPELNETYHSKHGAIQESNHVFIEAGLKSDEVNLQLKSIDTTLKVLEMGFGTGLNAFLTLFTFPQRIIHYTSLEAYPIDYETVRKLNYADLFEQEGGRKIFEALHDCAWNEPVSITPNFQLTKLQQKLEEAILPPHHFNVVYYDAFAPEVQAELWTEEVFEKIYASMQSNGILTTYCAKGVVKRTLKKVGFEVVGLPGPPGKREMTKAVKL, from the coding sequence ATGATTGCTCCAAAACTCATCACAACCGCCGATGGTTCTCATTCGCTTTTTGTTCCCGAACTCAACGAAACTTATCACTCCAAACATGGAGCTATCCAAGAATCGAATCATGTATTCATTGAAGCGGGGTTGAAGTCTGATGAAGTAAACCTGCAATTGAAGTCGATAGATACAACATTGAAGGTTTTGGAAATGGGTTTTGGCACAGGTTTGAACGCTTTTTTGACCCTTTTTACCTTTCCCCAACGCATCATTCACTACACAAGTTTAGAGGCTTATCCAATTGATTATGAAACGGTACGGAAGCTCAATTACGCTGATTTATTTGAACAGGAAGGAGGAAGAAAGATTTTTGAAGCCTTGCATGATTGTGCTTGGAACGAACCTGTTTCGATTACTCCTAATTTCCAATTGACTAAATTGCAGCAAAAATTGGAGGAGGCGATATTGCCGCCCCATCACTTCAATGTGGTGTATTACGATGCTTTTGCGCCCGAAGTGCAGGCGGAGTTGTGGACAGAAGAGGTTTTTGAAAAAATCTATGCGTCTATGCAGTCGAACGGCATTTTGACTACTTACTGTGCGAAAGGAGTGGTGAAGCGGACTTTGAAGAAAGTGGGCTTTGAAGTAGTGGGATTGCCAGGCCCTCCGGGGAAAAGGGAGATGACGAAGGCGGTGAAGCTCTAG
- a CDS encoding Txe/YoeB family addiction module toxin, which yields MSYPIILSDQFKKDIPKLKKENAKYLAKVWELVLNIMENPYTGIGEPEALKGDLSGWWSRRITPKHRLIYRIEDENLEIASCYGHYGDK from the coding sequence ATGTCTTATCCAATCATCTTATCAGACCAATTCAAAAAAGATATTCCAAAATTGAAGAAAGAAAATGCGAAATATTTAGCTAAGGTATGGGAATTGGTTTTGAACATCATGGAAAACCCTTACACTGGAATTGGTGAACCAGAAGCCCTCAAAGGAGATTTATCGGGATGGTGGTCTCGAAGAATTACACCAAAACATCGGCTCATTTATAGGATTGAAGATGAGAACCTTGAGATTGCATCTTGTTATGGTCACTATGGCGACAAGTAA
- the serS gene encoding serine--tRNA ligase, with product MLEINLIRTEPDFVKERLKVKNFKQLELVDEVIALDAERRRLQQVSEAAQHESKSISKEIPMLYKQGKGKEAERLKLQASSLKDNIKDYLDDLKVVEEKLHNALIVLPNLPHESVAMGNGADDNEVVKEHGTHPDLGEDAKPHWELFEQYNIVSLELGTKIAGAGFPVFIGKGARLQRAMINFFLDEAIKAGYQEYMPPLMVNEASAYATGQLPDKEGQMYHVTADDLFLIPTAEVPLTNIYRDTIVKEEDFPIKLVGYTPCFRREAGSYGAHVRGLNRVHQFEKVEIVQLAHPEKSYEVLEQMVQHVESILQKLGLPYRILRLCGGDATFTSALTYDFETYSAAQKRWLEVSSVSNFETFQANRMMLRFRDNETKKMRLAHTLNGSALALARIVATVLENNQTPDGIVVPEVLRPYTGFDIID from the coding sequence ATGTTAGAAATAAACCTCATTAGAACAGAGCCTGATTTTGTCAAAGAACGATTGAAGGTCAAGAATTTCAAACAGTTGGAATTGGTAGATGAAGTAATTGCGTTGGATGCCGAAAGGCGCAGACTCCAACAGGTGTCGGAAGCTGCTCAACATGAAAGCAAATCCATCTCAAAGGAAATTCCTATGCTTTACAAACAAGGCAAAGGAAAAGAGGCAGAAAGACTGAAATTGCAGGCAAGTTCACTGAAGGACAACATCAAAGACTATTTGGATGATCTGAAAGTGGTGGAAGAAAAACTGCACAATGCACTGATTGTACTCCCCAATTTACCCCATGAAAGTGTGGCAATGGGCAATGGTGCGGACGACAATGAGGTGGTGAAAGAACATGGAACACATCCCGATTTGGGTGAAGATGCCAAACCGCATTGGGAACTGTTTGAACAATACAACATCGTGAGCCTTGAATTGGGAACAAAGATTGCAGGAGCAGGTTTTCCTGTCTTTATCGGCAAAGGTGCACGACTGCAAAGAGCGATGATTAACTTTTTCTTAGACGAAGCAATCAAAGCAGGTTATCAAGAATACATGCCGCCTTTGATGGTGAACGAAGCATCTGCTTATGCCACAGGACAACTGCCTGATAAAGAAGGGCAAATGTACCATGTTACCGCCGATGATTTGTTTTTGATTCCAACCGCCGAAGTACCTTTGACCAATATCTATCGAGATACGATTGTGAAGGAAGAAGATTTCCCAATCAAATTGGTGGGTTATACGCCTTGTTTCCGTCGAGAAGCAGGTTCGTATGGCGCACACGTTAGGGGATTGAATCGGGTACATCAGTTTGAAAAAGTTGAGATTGTGCAATTGGCGCATCCCGAAAAATCCTATGAAGTATTGGAACAGATGGTACAACACGTTGAAAGTATCCTTCAAAAACTGGGTTTACCTTACCGAATCTTGCGCCTTTGTGGTGGGGATGCTACTTTCACTTCTGCCTTGACCTACGATTTTGAAACCTACTCTGCGGCTCAAAAACGCTGGTTGGAAGTTAGCTCTGTTTCTAATTTCGAGACATTTCAAGCCAACCGCATGATGCTAAGATTCCGAGACAACGAAACCAAAAAAATGCGTTTGGCACATACGCTCAACGGTAGTGCTTTGGCTTTGGCGAGAATCGTGGCAACGGTTTTGGAAAACAACCAAACGCCTGACGGCATTGTGGTTCCTGAAGTGTTGCGGCCTTATACGGGATTTGATATCATTGATTGA
- a CDS encoding globin family protein encodes MTNQQILLIQDSWKLVTPIADTAGSIFYTRLFDETPALRHLFRGDLSEQIKKLMTMLGLIVNNLTRLEQIVPTAQKLAVRHIDYGVEVAHYTAVGNALLWTLEQGLGEVWNEDLENAWATAYGILSGVMIAAHQEAIAVTA; translated from the coding sequence ATGACAAATCAACAGATTTTACTCATTCAAGATTCTTGGAAATTGGTGACCCCCATTGCGGACACCGCAGGAAGTATTTTTTATACACGTTTGTTTGACGAAACTCCCGCTTTACGGCATCTTTTCAGAGGTGATTTATCTGAGCAAATTAAAAAACTAATGACCATGTTGGGCTTGATTGTGAACAACTTAACTCGATTGGAGCAAATTGTTCCTACCGCCCAAAAGTTAGCAGTCCGACACATTGATTATGGCGTTGAAGTAGCACATTATACGGCTGTTGGGAATGCGTTACTATGGACATTGGAGCAAGGACTTGGCGAAGTATGGAATGAAGATTTAGAAAATGCTTGGGCAACAGCTTATGGAATACTTTCAGGGGTGATGATTGCAGCGCATCAAGAAGCCATTGCAGTGACAGCATAA
- a CDS encoding competence/damage-inducible protein A → MQATIITIGDEILIGQTIDTNSAWMGEKLNEIGVKVYEILSIGDSKEHIVQAVDKALNDSEIVLITGGLGPTKDDITKKTLAEYFDTELVMDEQIMADLVSFYEKRQRPLLDSVKSMAYLPKDCEVIRNLKGTAAAMWFQRGEKVLVSMPGVPYEMKDFMRRVVIPRIQAQFNTPIIIHQTTLCAGLGESIVAEMIKDVEDNLPPHIKLAYLPHLGILRLRLSASGLDEYQLKEEVSHYTNQIKAIMYPKYAFGHDTDTLEGVIGNLLKEKNATLSTAESCTGGLIAHKITAIPGSSAYYMGGAVTYSNELKMKVLGVKESTLQAHGAVSEETVKEMAQGAILQFGTDYSIAVSGIAGPGGGTPEKPVGTVWLAVASREKVVTRHYNFPASRMINIGISATMGLALVRRLIMGIL, encoded by the coding sequence ATGCAAGCAACCATCATCACCATCGGCGATGAAATCCTGATAGGTCAAACCATAGATACCAATTCCGCATGGATGGGCGAAAAGCTCAACGAAATCGGTGTGAAAGTCTATGAAATATTGTCGATTGGCGACAGCAAAGAACACATCGTTCAAGCCGTTGACAAAGCACTCAATGACTCAGAAATTGTGTTGATTACAGGCGGTTTGGGTCCTACCAAAGACGACATCACCAAAAAAACACTGGCAGAATACTTTGATACTGAGTTGGTAATGGACGAACAAATCATGGCAGATTTGGTGTCTTTTTACGAAAAACGCCAACGTCCGCTTTTGGACAGTGTGAAAAGCATGGCCTACTTACCCAAAGACTGTGAGGTCATCCGCAATTTGAAGGGAACGGCTGCTGCTATGTGGTTTCAGCGAGGCGAAAAAGTGCTGGTTTCGATGCCAGGCGTTCCCTACGAAATGAAAGATTTCATGCGCCGAGTAGTCATTCCACGCATACAAGCACAGTTCAATACCCCCATCATTATCCACCAAACGACGCTGTGTGCAGGCTTGGGCGAGTCCATTGTTGCAGAAATGATTAAGGACGTGGAGGACAACCTGCCACCGCACATCAAGCTCGCTTACCTCCCCCATCTCGGCATTCTTCGCCTTCGATTGAGCGCAAGCGGACTAGACGAATACCAATTGAAGGAGGAAGTCAGCCATTACACCAACCAAATCAAAGCCATCATGTATCCGAAATATGCGTTTGGGCACGATACCGATACATTGGAGGGAGTGATTGGCAATTTATTGAAGGAAAAAAACGCCACTTTGAGCACTGCCGAAAGTTGCACAGGGGGGTTGATTGCCCACAAAATCACAGCTATTCCTGGCAGTTCGGCTTATTATATGGGCGGTGCGGTGACTTACTCCAATGAACTAAAAATGAAGGTGTTGGGCGTAAAAGAAAGCACCCTTCAGGCGCATGGTGCAGTGAGCGAAGAAACGGTCAAAGAGATGGCGCAAGGTGCTATCCTCCAATTTGGCACCGATTATTCGATTGCCGTTTCGGGTATTGCAGGACCTGGCGGTGGCACTCCCGAAAAACCTGTTGGTACGGTTTGGTTGGCAGTGGCAAGTCGTGAAAAAGTGGTAACAAGGCACTACAATTTTCCCGCTTCTCGGATGATTAACATTGGTATTTCTGCAACAATGGGCTTGGCTTTGGTGAGGCGGTTGATAATGGGGATATTGTAG
- a CDS encoding CotH kinase family protein: MNRYIYFIVTCLFLFASTYLSAQDFYDANKIQEIRLTFSQSNWHEILTSLKEKGEERLLVKVSINGEVFDSVGVRYKGNSSFNAVEQKKPFNIKLDYKIKDQNYQQNETVKLSNAFRDPSFVREVLAYEIARKYMPAPKANFAKVYVNGKYHGLYTNVESIDSKFLKGYFGEGKKQPFFKCNTDKSKAVASGCKTLKGATLEYIGDNPKCYEIKFQLKSKSENDWKELLKMIYTLNNEPDKIATVLNVDATLKYLAFNSVVINLDSYSGLFSHNYYLYQDATGQFQPLVWDLNMAFGGFNHSGQKNSLSLYEMQNLDPFLHENNPQRPLIHQLLKKPAYRQKYITFMETILSENFTSGWYAERAKELQRIIEVEVKNDPNKLYSFEAFKNNLATTENLDGNTKSVGILELMQGRRRFLEQQLEM, translated from the coding sequence ATGAATCGATATATCTATTTCATTGTCACCTGTTTATTTCTATTTGCCAGCACCTACTTATCCGCCCAAGATTTCTACGATGCCAACAAAATTCAAGAGATTCGCCTTACTTTTTCGCAGTCCAATTGGCACGAAATATTGACGAGTTTGAAGGAAAAAGGAGAGGAACGTTTGTTGGTGAAGGTCAGCATCAACGGAGAAGTCTTTGATAGTGTAGGCGTTCGCTACAAAGGCAACAGTTCCTTCAATGCGGTAGAACAAAAAAAGCCTTTCAACATCAAATTGGACTACAAAATCAAAGACCAAAACTACCAACAAAACGAAACGGTTAAGTTGTCGAATGCTTTTAGAGATCCCAGCTTTGTGAGAGAAGTATTGGCTTATGAAATCGCTCGAAAATACATGCCTGCTCCAAAAGCCAATTTTGCCAAAGTGTATGTCAATGGCAAGTATCATGGCTTATATACCAATGTAGAATCCATTGACAGCAAGTTTTTGAAGGGGTATTTTGGAGAAGGGAAAAAACAACCTTTCTTCAAATGCAATACCGATAAAAGCAAAGCAGTAGCATCGGGCTGCAAAACATTGAAAGGGGCCACATTGGAGTATATTGGCGACAATCCCAAATGTTATGAAATAAAGTTCCAATTGAAGAGCAAATCCGAAAACGATTGGAAAGAATTGCTCAAAATGATTTATACCTTGAACAACGAACCTGACAAAATCGCTACGGTTTTGAATGTGGATGCCACATTGAAGTATTTGGCCTTCAATAGTGTTGTTATCAATTTGGATAGTTATTCGGGTTTGTTTTCCCACAATTATTACCTCTATCAAGACGCAACAGGGCAATTTCAGCCGCTTGTTTGGGATTTGAATATGGCATTTGGAGGCTTCAACCACAGTGGTCAAAAAAATTCCTTATCGCTCTATGAAATGCAGAACCTCGACCCGTTTTTGCATGAAAACAACCCCCAACGTCCACTGATTCACCAACTCCTAAAAAAACCTGCTTACCGCCAAAAATACATCACCTTCATGGAAACCATCTTGTCCGAAAATTTCACAAGTGGCTGGTATGCAGAACGTGCAAAAGAATTGCAGCGAATCATTGAAGTAGAAGTCAAAAATGACCCCAACAAACTCTATTCTTTTGAAGCCTTCAAAAACAACCTTGCTACTACCGAAAATTTGGATGGCAACACTAAATCGGTCGGAATTTTGGAATTGATGCAGGGAAGAAGAAGGTTTTTGGAGCAGCAGTTGGAGATGTAG
- a CDS encoding lipocalin family protein yields MNKIITLLILSSLLFATSCSKDEENPKAELLSSTAWKIVAGSVGGLEESLSDCDFDDRYYYRSDGTYEYNNGAEKCFSDDPEEITWELAEDGTQIHIVAGGDDQNVDILELTETRLVWETSSFFGTLRQEFEAVE; encoded by the coding sequence ATGAACAAAATAATCACCCTTCTAATCCTCAGTAGTTTACTATTCGCTACCTCTTGTAGCAAAGACGAGGAGAATCCGAAGGCGGAATTGTTGAGCAGTACGGCTTGGAAGATAGTGGCGGGCTCGGTAGGTGGTTTGGAGGAAAGTCTAAGCGATTGCGACTTTGACGACCGCTACTACTATCGTTCGGATGGTACGTATGAATACAACAATGGGGCGGAGAAGTGTTTTTCGGATGACCCCGAGGAAATTACTTGGGAGTTAGCGGAGGACGGCACTCAAATCCATATTGTAGCAGGTGGTGACGACCAAAATGTGGACATCCTCGAACTGACCGAAACCCGCTTGGTTTGGGAGACGAGTAGTTTTTTTGGGACATTGAGGCAGGAGTTTGAGGCAGTGGAGTAG
- a CDS encoding lipocalin family protein has protein sequence MSSTAWKIVAGSVGGLEESLSDCDFDDRYYYRSDGTYEYNNGAEKCFSDDPEEVIGTWELTDDGNKIHIVAGGDDRNVDIIELTETRLVWETSSFLGTLRQELLFLLMIFTNKCQMICF, from the coding sequence TTGAGCAGTACAGCTTGGAAGATAGTGGCAGGTTCGGTAGGTGGTTTGGAGGAAAGTCTAAGCGATTGCGACTTTGACGACCGCTACTACTATCGTTCGGATGGTACGTATGAATACAACAATGGGGCGGAAAAGTGCTTTTCGGATGACCCCGAGGAAGTGATTGGTACTTGGGAGTTGACGGACGATGGCAACAAAATCCATATTGTAGCAGGTGGCGACGACCGAAATGTGGACATCATCGAACTGACCGAAACCCGCTTGGTTTGGGAGACGAGTAGTTTTTTGGGGACATTGAGGCAGGAGTTACTTTTCCTCCTAATGATTTTCACCAACAAATGCCAAATGATTTGTTTTTGA
- a CDS encoding lipocalin family protein, with protein MNKTITLLILSSLLFATSCSKDEENPNAELLSSTAWKIVAGSIGELEEDLDDCDFDDRYYYRSDGTYEYNNGAEKCFSDDPEEIIGTWELVDDGNKIHIVAGGDDRNVDIIELTETRLVWETSSFFGTLRQEFEAAE; from the coding sequence ATGAACAAAACAATTACCCTTTTAATCCTCAGTAGTTTACTATTCGCTACCTCTTGTAGCAAAGACGAGGAGAATCCAAATGCCGAATTGTTGAGCAGTACGGCTTGGAAGATAGTGGCAGGTTCGATAGGCGAATTGGAGGAAGATTTAGACGATTGCGACTTTGATGACCGCTACTACTATCGTTCGGATGGTACGTATGAATACAACAATGGGGCGGAGAAGTGTTTTTCGGATGACCCCGAGGAAATCATTGGTACTTGGGAGTTGGTGGACGATGGCAACAAAATCCATATTGTAGCAGGTGGCGACGACCGCAATGTGGACATTATCGAACTGACCGAAACTCGCTTGGTTTGGGAGACGAGTAGTTTTTTTGGGACATTGAGGCAGGAGTTTGAGGCGGCAGAGTAG
- a CDS encoding lipocalin family protein, with translation MNKTITLLILSILLFATSCSKEEENPNTELLSSTAWKIVAGSVGGLEESLSDCDFDDRYYYRSDGTYEYNNGAEKCFSDDPEEIIGTWELVDDGNKIHIVAGGDDQNVDIIELTETRLVWETSSFLGTLRQEFEAVE, from the coding sequence ATGAACAAAACAATCACCCTTTTAATCCTCAGCATTCTACTATTCGCTACCTCTTGTAGCAAAGAGGAGGAGAATCCAAATACGGAATTGTTGAGCAGTACGGCTTGGAAGATAGTGGCGGGCTCGGTAGGTGGTTTGGAGGAAAGTCTAAGCGATTGCGACTTTGACGACCGCTACTACTATCGTTCGGATGGCACTTATGAATACAACAATGGGGCGGAGAAGTGTTTTTCGGATGACCCTGAGGAAATCATTGGTACTTGGGAGTTGGTGGACGATGGCAACAAAATCCATATTGTAGCAGGTGGCGACGACCAAAATGTGGACATTATCGAACTGACTGAAACCCGCTTGGTTTGGGAGACGAGTAGTTTTTTGGGGACATTGAGGCAGGAGTTTGAGGCGGTGGAATGA
- a CDS encoding T9SS type A sorting domain-containing protein — protein MNKFFTLIFLVFGLLAADSDWVVGQEMVLVKEISANELNYSRTIYSSEDKLFFTISPFQGSVQLDLWVTDGTEEGTVFLHKLPQNPQLDVYQGVCYFSGFDEEHGKELWRSDGTIDGTYRLTDLAEGSANAMPMAMVGFKDAVYFWTFTEESDEQMNMYSIELGTGNIVLEEVIELTKPSNPSISPMLNKHRVVIGETLYFAATDFRLRKKTTRGTNSETVFDFEGEPEDFITTDNFLYFITDNETLWRLDVNTEEKINLDIYNASNFSPWSEFTPYKDILLFNNGDHFSDGELWATDGTPTGTSLIRTYKEDNFLVNNPEYLTVFKDKVYLSVGDNYNAPDFSEVLGEGKELWVTDGTTEGTQIIIDIREGFRSSNPRHIVTLGSLLYFIADYEQGKIGLYQSDGTADGTILLNGSLSNLGFTSSSIRRLFVIGERLHMLVTNSESNVEIWASDVINDIEVSNYLTEIKVVPNPFDKETLLVFPESLGKQVSLNVYTTIGQKVSISYDQTKEGILLKRAGLETGMYFFELREGDIVLGNGKLMIE, from the coding sequence ATGAACAAATTTTTTACACTTATTTTTTTGGTTTTTGGGCTTTTGGCTGCTGACTCTGACTGGGTGGTTGGGCAGGAGATGGTTTTGGTGAAGGAGATTTCTGCCAATGAATTGAATTATAGCAGAACAATTTATTCAAGTGAAGACAAGCTTTTTTTTACAATTAGCCCCTTTCAAGGATCGGTACAGTTGGACCTTTGGGTAACAGATGGAACAGAAGAAGGCACAGTTTTTTTACACAAATTACCTCAAAATCCTCAACTGGATGTGTATCAAGGAGTATGTTATTTTAGTGGATTTGATGAAGAACATGGAAAAGAACTATGGCGTAGTGACGGAACAATAGATGGTACTTATCGTCTGACCGATTTAGCAGAAGGAAGTGCTAACGCAATGCCGATGGCAATGGTGGGTTTTAAAGATGCGGTTTACTTTTGGACATTTACGGAGGAGAGCGATGAGCAGATGAATATGTACAGCATTGAATTAGGAACAGGTAATATAGTGCTGGAAGAAGTGATTGAACTGACAAAACCCAGTAACCCTTCAATTTCTCCAATGCTAAATAAGCATAGAGTGGTTATAGGAGAAACATTGTATTTTGCTGCTACTGACTTTCGGTTGCGTAAGAAGACAACAAGAGGAACTAATTCTGAAACGGTTTTTGACTTTGAAGGTGAGCCTGAAGATTTTATAACTACTGATAATTTCCTCTACTTTATAACAGATAATGAAACTCTGTGGCGATTGGATGTGAATACAGAAGAAAAAATAAATTTAGACATATATAATGCTAGTAATTTTTCTCCCTGGTCAGAGTTTACCCCTTACAAAGACATACTTTTATTTAACAACGGTGACCATTTCTCAGATGGTGAGCTTTGGGCAACAGATGGTACACCTACTGGAACGAGTCTCATCAGAACGTACAAGGAGGATAATTTCCTTGTAAATAATCCCGAATATTTGACTGTATTCAAGGATAAGGTTTATCTGTCTGTAGGTGATAACTATAATGCTCCTGATTTTTCAGAAGTTTTGGGAGAAGGTAAAGAGTTGTGGGTAACAGATGGCACTACCGAAGGTACACAAATCATTATTGACATTAGAGAGGGGTTTAGAAGTAGTAATCCCAGACACATAGTTACTTTGGGAAGCTTACTTTATTTTATTGCCGACTATGAACAGGGGAAAATAGGCTTGTATCAATCCGATGGAACAGCTGATGGAACGATATTGCTAAACGGCTCTCTATCTAATCTTGGATTTACCAGTAGTAGCATAAGACGATTGTTTGTGATAGGAGAACGTTTACATATGTTGGTAACGAATAGTGAAAGCAATGTGGAAATTTGGGCTTCAGATGTAATCAATGATATTGAAGTGTCTAACTATCTGACAGAAATCAAGGTTGTACCTAATCCTTTTGATAAAGAAACCCTATTGGTTTTTCCCGAATCTTTGGGTAAGCAAGTTTCCTTAAATGTATATACTACTATCGGTCAAAAAGTGTCTATTTCTTATGACCAAACAAAAGAAGGTATTTTGTTGAAAAGAGCAGGTTTGGAAACAGGGATGTATTTCTTTGAATTACGAGAGGGAGATATTGTTTTGGGAAATGGAAAACTGATGATAGAGTAA